The Verrucomicrobium spinosum DSM 4136 = JCM 18804 genome includes a region encoding these proteins:
- a CDS encoding OsmC family protein — protein MVEVNVTYDGGLRCRAQHGPSGVVLTTDAPKDNMGKGEAFSPTDLVATALATCIATTMAIVANRKGYDLPQMTVHVEKHMTSAPPRRIERLPVVVTIPLPQDHADRELLEGAARGCPVHRSLHPDVQAPIEFVWNG, from the coding sequence ATGGTTGAAGTAAATGTGACGTACGATGGCGGCTTGCGATGCCGTGCCCAACATGGTCCCTCCGGCGTGGTGCTGACGACGGACGCTCCGAAGGATAATATGGGCAAGGGGGAGGCTTTTTCCCCCACTGATCTCGTAGCCACGGCTCTCGCGACGTGCATTGCCACCACCATGGCCATCGTCGCCAACCGCAAGGGGTATGATCTGCCACAAATGACCGTGCATGTAGAGAAGCACATGACCTCGGCTCCCCCGCGTCGCATCGAGCGCCTGCCCGTGGTTGTCACCATTCCTCTGCCGCAGGATCACGCAGACCGGGAACTGCTTGAAGGCGCAGCCCGGGGCTGTCCGGTGCATCGCAGCCTTCATCCCGACGTGCAGGCACCCATTGAGTTTGTCTGGAACGGCTGA